In a single window of the Osmerus eperlanus chromosome 4, fOsmEpe2.1, whole genome shotgun sequence genome:
- the LOC134019261 gene encoding putative helicase mov-10-B.2 isoform X2, translated as MSGRSMQARRQVGLEFIEFLEETNRRSITDKHELRDIYNSEFRNRTLGLKDPNFSGILYALRLSRKAKIYDGQVHFNPMVRAFHEDQWQRPRSQHPQKGLSNGVPVQNGVSPDRGEASELVSGVRARRELAHRLIQNLKANRDMYISDKGGVTITTDHNMEEGRIRISVDGVTEVYVVRLFVENKGSGPVHFTYYSALHWMNCFILEDEHKVTRANPLQLLPGVRYEIQVKFKPKMVGFYPATLAFEFKTDLLPSSAAFHVVRFLEAQRVTSLARELAPTAPYRRRPITASNSQYFTVEDGEPPESTAKQRLVSLVSLKDYKVPAYVRELIQFDRGKLSSFSYRSEIRSAQAVLEGALSWENYSHKFQVLLYLEELQMEVDIKKYNMEDQPMHFLHTNKRFLVLDVPGVSENRPSVLRGDALLVTKTAEASRGSAGLVKYKGFVYRVELEKVQLNFNKKLLASFIDGMQFNVEFTVNRLTTRLQQRAAEMASQYKLGKVLFPSEEDSVPMPDLPDLRLYDVKLEKNPEQHRAIQNIVAGSSRPAPYLVFGPPGTGKTVTVVEAIKQLVKTNSVNHILACAPSNSAADLLCKRIVEHVDKRLVLRMYASSRNPWDVPAELLTCCNLDEDKETFVFPSREDLMEYKIMVTTLLTAGRLVTGGVPQGHYSHVFVDEAGHAVETECIIPLAGLLQPGSGQVVLAGDPKQLGPILRSPLAIKHGMGLSLLERLMKDVSLYQKGKGGAYNDRYVTKLLRNYRSHPAILKIPNELFYDGELQVFANEIVRNSYCNWEHLQKQGFPIIFRGVTGRDEREANSPSFFNVAEVEILMEYLKKLFQTQGKKGLAKIFPKEIGIIAPYRKQVEKVRKAIKIVEKELKLNMKDLKVGSVEEFQGQERKVILVSTVRSSHEYVKLDQKFSLGFVKNEKRFNVATTRAMSLLVVVGNPIVLREDPIWGRFIQYCEDQGRAAAFYCHAMEEEEVLVERLAALYLQAEPQVDTEESVTQQLLDPEWRNEV; from the exons ATGAGTGGACGGAGTATGCAGGCTCGTCGCCAAGTTGGACTGGAATTCATTGAATTCCTAGAAGAAACAAATCGAAGATCCATTACAGACAAGCACGAACTCCGTGACATCTACAACTCCGAATTCAGGAACAG AACTCTTGGACTCAAGGACCCAAACTTCAGTGGGATTCTGTATGCTCTAAGGTTATCCCGAAAAGCCAAGATTTACGATGGACAAGTACATTTCAATCCCATG GTGAGGGCTTTTCATGAAGATCAGTGGCAAAGACCCCGGTCCCAGCACCCGCAGAAGGGGCTGTCCAATGGAGTGCCTGTGCAGAATGGAGTTTCTCCTGACCGGGGCGAAGCCTCAGAGCTCGTGTCAGGGGTCCGTGCTAGGAGAGAACTAGCACATCGGCTCATCCAGAACCTGAAAGCCAACAG GGATATGTATATATCTGACAAAGGGGGGGTCACCATCACAACTGATCATaatatggaggaggggagaattcGCATCTCTGTGGATGGAGTGACAGAG GTTTATGTGGTCAGGCTGTTCGTGGAGAACAAGGGTTCGGGCCCGGTCCACTTCACCTACTACTCTGCCCTGCACTGGATGAACTGCTTCATCCTGGAAGATGAGCACAAAGTCACCCGAGCCAACCCGCTCCAACTCCTACCTG GTGTGCGCTATGAGATCCAGGTCAAGTTCAAGCCTAAGATGGTGGGCTTCTACCCCGCCACTCTGGCCTTCGAGTTCAAGACagacctcctgccctcctccgcgGCCTTCCACGTCGTCCGCTTCCTGGAAGCCCAGCGCGTCACCTCCCTGGCCAGGGAGCtggcccccacagccccctacAGACGCCGCCCCATTACAGCTTCCAACTCCCAGTACTTCACTGTGGAGGATGGAGAGCCTCCTGAAAg CACGGCCAAGCAGCGTCTGGTGTCGCTGGTGTCGCTGAAGGACTACAAGGTGCCGGCCTATGTGAGGGAGCTCATTCAGTTTGATCGGGGCAAACTGTCCTCTTTTTCCTATCGATCGGAAATACGCTCCGCACA GGCAGTGTTGGAAGGTGCTCTGAGCTGGGAGAACTACTCTCACAAGTTCCAGGTGCTGCTCTacctggaggagctgcagaTGGAGGTGGACATTAAGAAGTACAACATGGAGGACCAGCCCATGCACTTTCTCCACACCAATAAGAGGTTCCTGGTTCTCGAT GTGCCAGGTGTGTCAGAGAACCGTCCGTCGGTGCTCAGGGGGGACGCCCTGCTAGTCACCAAGACAGCCGAAGCATCGCGAGGCTCAGCCGGCCTGGTGAAGTACAAAGGGTTTGTCTACAGAGTGGAACTGGAGAAGGTCCAGCTGAACTTCAATAAGAA GCTGTTGGCAAGCTTCATAGATGGGATGCAGTTCAACGTTGAGTTTACAGTTAACCGCCTTACAACTCgcctccagcagagggcagcagagatggCCTCCCAATACAAGCTGGGGAAGGTGCTGTTTCCTTCTGAGGAAGACTCTGTTCCCATGCCCGACCTCCCTGATCTCAG GCTCTACGACGTTAAGCTGGAGAAGAACCCAGAACAGCACAGAGCTATTCAGAACATTGTGGCTGGCTCATCCAGACCTGCTCCTTACCTGGTGTTTGGCCCACCTGGAACAG GAAAAACAGTGACTGTGGTTGAAGCTATTAAACAGTTGGTGAAGACGAACAGCGTCAACCACATCCTGGCCTGTGCGCCGTCCAATAGTGCGGCAGATCTGCTGTGTAAGAGGATTGTCGAACACGTTGACAAGCGGCTGGTGTTGCGCATGTACGCCAGCAGCCGCAACCCCTGGGACGTGCCTGCGGAACTGCTG ACATGCTGTAACCTGGATGAGGACAAGGAGACCTTTGTGTTTCCCTCGAGGGAGGATCTTATGGAGTACAAGATAATGGTCACCACCCTGCTGACTGCTGGAAG GTTAGTGACTGGAGGAGTGCCCCAGGGTCACTACAGTCATGTGTTTGTAGATGAGGCAGGACATGCAGTGGAGACAGAGTGCATTATTCCCCTGGCAG gcctgctccagcctgggtcAGGTCAGGTGGTGCTGGCTGGTGATCCCAAGCAGTTAGGACCCATCCTGAGATCTCCTCTGGCCATCAAGCATGGGATGG GGCTGTCTCTGTTGGAGAGGCTGATGAAGGATGTGTCTCTGTACCAGAAGGGCAAGGGAGGGGCCTACAACGACCGCTATGTTACCAAACTACTGCGCAACTACAG GTCTCATCCTGCCATCTTAAAGATTCCCAACGAGCTCTTCTACGATGGAGAGCTTCAGGTGTTCGCCAACGAGATTGTTCGCAACTCCTACTGCAACTGGGAACATCTGCAGAAGCAG GGTTTCCCAATAATCTTCCGTGGGGTAACCGGTCGTGATGAGCGTGAGGCTAACAGCCCCTCCTTCTTCAACGTGGCAGAAGTAGAGATCCTGATGGAATACTTGAAGAAGCTCTTCCAGACCCAGGGCAAGAAAGGCCTGGCAAAAATCTTCCCCAAGGAAATCGGAATTATTGCCCCATACAGGAAACAG GTGGAAAAGGTCCGCAAGGCCATCAAGATAGTGGAGAAGGAGCTTAAGCTGAACATGAAAGACTTGAAG gtgggctCAGTGGAGGAGTTCCAGGGACAAGAGAGGAAGGTGATCCTGGTGTCGACAGTTCGCAGTTCCCATGAATACGTCAAGCTAGATCAAAAGTTCAGCCTTGGCTTTGTCAAGAACGAGAAG AGATTCAACGTGGCAACGACACGAGCCATGTCCTTGCTTGTTGTGGTGGGAAACCCCATAGTTCTGAGAGAAGACCCTATATGGGGCAG gttcaTCCAGTACTGTGAGGATCAAGGGCGTGCTGCTGCTTTTTACTGTCAcgccatggaggaggaggaagtgctgGTGGAGAGACTGGCTGCTCTCTACCTTCAAGCAGAGCCTCAAg TGGACACGGAAGAGAGTGTGACCCAGCAGCTTTTGGACCCTGAGTGGAGAAACGAGGTGTGA
- the LOC134019261 gene encoding putative helicase mov-10-B.2 isoform X1: MSGRSMQARRQVGLEFIEFLEETNRRSITDKHELRDIYNSEFRNRTLGLKDPNFSGILYALRLSRKAKIYDGQVHFNPMQVTYDSEMERFPLSSGSMQVRAFHEDQWQRPRSQHPQKGLSNGVPVQNGVSPDRGEASELVSGVRARRELAHRLIQNLKANRDMYISDKGGVTITTDHNMEEGRIRISVDGVTEVYVVRLFVENKGSGPVHFTYYSALHWMNCFILEDEHKVTRANPLQLLPGVRYEIQVKFKPKMVGFYPATLAFEFKTDLLPSSAAFHVVRFLEAQRVTSLARELAPTAPYRRRPITASNSQYFTVEDGEPPESTAKQRLVSLVSLKDYKVPAYVRELIQFDRGKLSSFSYRSEIRSAQAVLEGALSWENYSHKFQVLLYLEELQMEVDIKKYNMEDQPMHFLHTNKRFLVLDVPGVSENRPSVLRGDALLVTKTAEASRGSAGLVKYKGFVYRVELEKVQLNFNKKLLASFIDGMQFNVEFTVNRLTTRLQQRAAEMASQYKLGKVLFPSEEDSVPMPDLPDLRLYDVKLEKNPEQHRAIQNIVAGSSRPAPYLVFGPPGTGKTVTVVEAIKQLVKTNSVNHILACAPSNSAADLLCKRIVEHVDKRLVLRMYASSRNPWDVPAELLTCCNLDEDKETFVFPSREDLMEYKIMVTTLLTAGRLVTGGVPQGHYSHVFVDEAGHAVETECIIPLAGLLQPGSGQVVLAGDPKQLGPILRSPLAIKHGMGLSLLERLMKDVSLYQKGKGGAYNDRYVTKLLRNYRSHPAILKIPNELFYDGELQVFANEIVRNSYCNWEHLQKQGFPIIFRGVTGRDEREANSPSFFNVAEVEILMEYLKKLFQTQGKKGLAKIFPKEIGIIAPYRKQVEKVRKAIKIVEKELKLNMKDLKVGSVEEFQGQERKVILVSTVRSSHEYVKLDQKFSLGFVKNEKRFNVATTRAMSLLVVVGNPIVLREDPIWGRFIQYCEDQGRAAAFYCHAMEEEEVLVERLAALYLQAEPQVDTEESVTQQLLDPEWRNEV, from the exons ATGAGTGGACGGAGTATGCAGGCTCGTCGCCAAGTTGGACTGGAATTCATTGAATTCCTAGAAGAAACAAATCGAAGATCCATTACAGACAAGCACGAACTCCGTGACATCTACAACTCCGAATTCAGGAACAG AACTCTTGGACTCAAGGACCCAAACTTCAGTGGGATTCTGTATGCTCTAAGGTTATCCCGAAAAGCCAAGATTTACGATGGACAAGTACATTTCAATCCCATG CAAGTGACCTACGACTCTGAGATGGAAAGGTTCCCCCTCAGCTCTGGAAGTATGCAG GTGAGGGCTTTTCATGAAGATCAGTGGCAAAGACCCCGGTCCCAGCACCCGCAGAAGGGGCTGTCCAATGGAGTGCCTGTGCAGAATGGAGTTTCTCCTGACCGGGGCGAAGCCTCAGAGCTCGTGTCAGGGGTCCGTGCTAGGAGAGAACTAGCACATCGGCTCATCCAGAACCTGAAAGCCAACAG GGATATGTATATATCTGACAAAGGGGGGGTCACCATCACAACTGATCATaatatggaggaggggagaattcGCATCTCTGTGGATGGAGTGACAGAG GTTTATGTGGTCAGGCTGTTCGTGGAGAACAAGGGTTCGGGCCCGGTCCACTTCACCTACTACTCTGCCCTGCACTGGATGAACTGCTTCATCCTGGAAGATGAGCACAAAGTCACCCGAGCCAACCCGCTCCAACTCCTACCTG GTGTGCGCTATGAGATCCAGGTCAAGTTCAAGCCTAAGATGGTGGGCTTCTACCCCGCCACTCTGGCCTTCGAGTTCAAGACagacctcctgccctcctccgcgGCCTTCCACGTCGTCCGCTTCCTGGAAGCCCAGCGCGTCACCTCCCTGGCCAGGGAGCtggcccccacagccccctacAGACGCCGCCCCATTACAGCTTCCAACTCCCAGTACTTCACTGTGGAGGATGGAGAGCCTCCTGAAAg CACGGCCAAGCAGCGTCTGGTGTCGCTGGTGTCGCTGAAGGACTACAAGGTGCCGGCCTATGTGAGGGAGCTCATTCAGTTTGATCGGGGCAAACTGTCCTCTTTTTCCTATCGATCGGAAATACGCTCCGCACA GGCAGTGTTGGAAGGTGCTCTGAGCTGGGAGAACTACTCTCACAAGTTCCAGGTGCTGCTCTacctggaggagctgcagaTGGAGGTGGACATTAAGAAGTACAACATGGAGGACCAGCCCATGCACTTTCTCCACACCAATAAGAGGTTCCTGGTTCTCGAT GTGCCAGGTGTGTCAGAGAACCGTCCGTCGGTGCTCAGGGGGGACGCCCTGCTAGTCACCAAGACAGCCGAAGCATCGCGAGGCTCAGCCGGCCTGGTGAAGTACAAAGGGTTTGTCTACAGAGTGGAACTGGAGAAGGTCCAGCTGAACTTCAATAAGAA GCTGTTGGCAAGCTTCATAGATGGGATGCAGTTCAACGTTGAGTTTACAGTTAACCGCCTTACAACTCgcctccagcagagggcagcagagatggCCTCCCAATACAAGCTGGGGAAGGTGCTGTTTCCTTCTGAGGAAGACTCTGTTCCCATGCCCGACCTCCCTGATCTCAG GCTCTACGACGTTAAGCTGGAGAAGAACCCAGAACAGCACAGAGCTATTCAGAACATTGTGGCTGGCTCATCCAGACCTGCTCCTTACCTGGTGTTTGGCCCACCTGGAACAG GAAAAACAGTGACTGTGGTTGAAGCTATTAAACAGTTGGTGAAGACGAACAGCGTCAACCACATCCTGGCCTGTGCGCCGTCCAATAGTGCGGCAGATCTGCTGTGTAAGAGGATTGTCGAACACGTTGACAAGCGGCTGGTGTTGCGCATGTACGCCAGCAGCCGCAACCCCTGGGACGTGCCTGCGGAACTGCTG ACATGCTGTAACCTGGATGAGGACAAGGAGACCTTTGTGTTTCCCTCGAGGGAGGATCTTATGGAGTACAAGATAATGGTCACCACCCTGCTGACTGCTGGAAG GTTAGTGACTGGAGGAGTGCCCCAGGGTCACTACAGTCATGTGTTTGTAGATGAGGCAGGACATGCAGTGGAGACAGAGTGCATTATTCCCCTGGCAG gcctgctccagcctgggtcAGGTCAGGTGGTGCTGGCTGGTGATCCCAAGCAGTTAGGACCCATCCTGAGATCTCCTCTGGCCATCAAGCATGGGATGG GGCTGTCTCTGTTGGAGAGGCTGATGAAGGATGTGTCTCTGTACCAGAAGGGCAAGGGAGGGGCCTACAACGACCGCTATGTTACCAAACTACTGCGCAACTACAG GTCTCATCCTGCCATCTTAAAGATTCCCAACGAGCTCTTCTACGATGGAGAGCTTCAGGTGTTCGCCAACGAGATTGTTCGCAACTCCTACTGCAACTGGGAACATCTGCAGAAGCAG GGTTTCCCAATAATCTTCCGTGGGGTAACCGGTCGTGATGAGCGTGAGGCTAACAGCCCCTCCTTCTTCAACGTGGCAGAAGTAGAGATCCTGATGGAATACTTGAAGAAGCTCTTCCAGACCCAGGGCAAGAAAGGCCTGGCAAAAATCTTCCCCAAGGAAATCGGAATTATTGCCCCATACAGGAAACAG GTGGAAAAGGTCCGCAAGGCCATCAAGATAGTGGAGAAGGAGCTTAAGCTGAACATGAAAGACTTGAAG gtgggctCAGTGGAGGAGTTCCAGGGACAAGAGAGGAAGGTGATCCTGGTGTCGACAGTTCGCAGTTCCCATGAATACGTCAAGCTAGATCAAAAGTTCAGCCTTGGCTTTGTCAAGAACGAGAAG AGATTCAACGTGGCAACGACACGAGCCATGTCCTTGCTTGTTGTGGTGGGAAACCCCATAGTTCTGAGAGAAGACCCTATATGGGGCAG gttcaTCCAGTACTGTGAGGATCAAGGGCGTGCTGCTGCTTTTTACTGTCAcgccatggaggaggaggaagtgctgGTGGAGAGACTGGCTGCTCTCTACCTTCAAGCAGAGCCTCAAg TGGACACGGAAGAGAGTGTGACCCAGCAGCTTTTGGACCCTGAGTGGAGAAACGAGGTGTGA